In Streptomyces durocortorensis, a genomic segment contains:
- a CDS encoding Acg family FMN-binding oxidoreductase yields MALRHVDEETVVALVAAATAAPSMHNAQPWRFRFLTGESLLLLYADDERAMPRSDPGDRALHIGCGAALFNLRVAAAHAGLAPDVRLLPEPQDPLLLAAVHLAEQAGRERDDALARLHPGIRQRHTSRHPFAETDIPEEVRSMLQDAAARESAALHFPAPWHAETVLDLVRDAESRDAMDPGAREDLIRWTRLGPEADTAVDGVPEYAFGPRKRDGRAPVRDFAGRRPVADRGSTTFEFAPHLALLSTSGDGPEDWLHAGQALERVLLEATLAELATSLTSHALETAELRLLVRDPGSGLGQVQMVLRIGYGPRGPATPRRPVKDVLHIM; encoded by the coding sequence GTGGCATTGCGACATGTCGATGAGGAAACAGTGGTCGCCTTGGTGGCCGCGGCCACGGCGGCGCCCTCCATGCACAACGCGCAGCCGTGGCGCTTCCGCTTCCTGACCGGCGAGAGCCTCCTGCTGCTGTACGCCGATGACGAGCGGGCCATGCCGCGCTCCGATCCCGGTGACCGGGCGCTGCACATCGGCTGTGGGGCTGCGCTGTTCAATCTGCGTGTCGCCGCCGCGCACGCGGGCCTCGCCCCGGACGTCCGGCTGCTGCCCGAGCCGCAGGACCCACTGCTGCTCGCCGCCGTCCATCTGGCCGAGCAGGCCGGGCGCGAGCGGGACGATGCCCTGGCGCGGCTGCACCCGGGGATCCGGCAGCGGCACACCAGCCGTCACCCCTTCGCGGAGACGGACATTCCCGAAGAGGTACGGAGCATGCTGCAGGACGCCGCCGCGCGCGAGTCCGCAGCTCTGCACTTCCCCGCTCCCTGGCACGCCGAGACGGTGCTCGACCTGGTTCGCGACGCGGAGAGCCGGGACGCCATGGACCCCGGTGCCCGCGAGGACCTCATCCGCTGGACGCGGCTCGGTCCGGAAGCGGACACGGCCGTCGACGGCGTCCCCGAGTACGCCTTCGGGCCCCGCAAACGGGACGGCAGAGCCCCCGTACGGGACTTCGCCGGACGTCGGCCGGTGGCCGACCGTGGCAGCACCACCTTCGAGTTCGCCCCGCACCTGGCCTTGCTGAGCACCTCCGGTGACGGCCCTGAGGACTGGTTGCACGCCGGGCAGGCACTGGAACGGGTACTGCTGGAGGCCACCCTGGCCGAGCTGGCGACCTCTCTGACCTCCCACGCGCTGGAGACCGCGGAGCTGCGGCTGCTGGTACGCGACCCGGGATCGGGCTTGGGGCAAGTGCAGATGGTGCTGCGTATCGGCTACGGCCCGAGAGGCCCGGCCACTCCTCGCCGACCGGTGAAGGACGTTCTGCACATCATGTGA
- a CDS encoding globin domain-containing protein yields MLSPDSAAVVRATLPAVGGALDEITARFYGTMFAEQPELLDGLFNRGNQASGGQRRALAGSIAAFAQALLADPETRPDALLSRIAHKHAALGVTEDQYTIVHKYLFHAIAEVLGEAVTPQVAAAWDEVYWLMAGALIAQEARLHQEAQIDPRHPWRRWTVVERREETPDVVSFLLRPADEDPVPPARAGQYVSVRVRMPDGIHQVRQYSLSGAPGDQLRRVTVKRVASLSDAPEGEVSNQLHRTVEAGDELTLSAPFGDVVLDDADNPLLLISAGIGCTPMVGMLEHLAATGATRPVTVLHADRSPADHALLPDIHRLVGSLPAARAEFWYEQNAAAEPGAHSGLMDLKGLNLSADTDVYLCGSLPFMRAVRAQLIQSGVPARHIRYEVFGPDLWLAHTEA; encoded by the coding sequence ATGCTTTCGCCCGATTCGGCCGCCGTCGTCCGCGCAACCCTGCCCGCCGTCGGCGGGGCTCTGGACGAGATCACGGCTCGGTTCTACGGCACCATGTTCGCCGAGCAGCCCGAACTGCTGGACGGGCTGTTCAACCGCGGCAACCAGGCCAGCGGTGGTCAGCGCCGTGCTCTCGCCGGTTCCATCGCCGCCTTCGCGCAGGCGCTGCTCGCCGATCCCGAGACCAGGCCGGACGCGCTGCTTTCCCGGATCGCCCACAAGCATGCCGCGCTCGGTGTGACCGAGGACCAGTACACGATCGTCCACAAGTACCTCTTCCATGCCATCGCGGAGGTGCTCGGCGAAGCGGTCACGCCGCAGGTGGCCGCCGCTTGGGACGAGGTGTACTGGCTCATGGCCGGCGCCCTGATCGCCCAGGAGGCCCGTCTCCATCAGGAGGCGCAGATCGACCCCCGTCACCCCTGGCGGCGGTGGACGGTGGTGGAACGGCGCGAGGAGACCCCCGACGTGGTCTCCTTCCTGCTGCGCCCGGCCGACGAGGATCCCGTGCCGCCCGCCCGCGCCGGCCAGTACGTCAGCGTCAGGGTGCGGATGCCCGACGGCATACACCAGGTGCGCCAGTACAGCCTGTCGGGCGCCCCCGGCGACCAGCTGCGCCGGGTCACCGTGAAACGGGTGGCGAGCCTGTCCGACGCGCCCGAGGGCGAGGTGTCCAACCAGTTGCACCGCACCGTCGAGGCCGGTGACGAACTCACCCTGTCCGCTCCGTTCGGCGATGTGGTCCTCGACGACGCAGACAACCCTCTGCTGCTGATCTCGGCCGGTATCGGCTGCACCCCGATGGTCGGCATGCTCGAACACCTCGCGGCGACCGGAGCCACCCGCCCGGTCACGGTGCTGCACGCCGATCGCTCTCCGGCAGACCATGCCTTGCTCCCGGACATCCACCGCCTGGTCGGCAGCCTGCCCGCCGCCCGGGCAGAGTTCTGGTACGAGCAGAACGCCGCTGCCGAGCCCGGCGCCCACTCCGGTCTGATGGATCTCAAAGGGCTGAACCTGTCCGCCGACACCGATGTCTACCTTTGCGGCTCACTGCCCTTCATGCGGGCCGTCAGGGCACAGCTGATCCAGTCGGGCGTCCCGGCGCGCCACATCCGCTACGAGGTCTTCGGCCCCGACCTGTGGCTGGCCCACACGGAAGCCTGA
- a CDS encoding pyridoxamine 5'-phosphate oxidase family protein — translation MLENDAIRILDRLECLRLLAEVPLGRVVYTRQALPAVLPVNFFLDEDDSVLLYTSAVSDLVQAIDGAVVAFEADEFSAATRSGWSVVVTGRAGVVAEPAEHERLSQSGPHSWMPVRDGVFVRIDSELVTGREIADTRTAG, via the coding sequence ATGCTCGAGAACGACGCCATCCGCATTCTCGACCGGCTGGAATGCCTTCGTCTGCTGGCCGAAGTGCCGCTCGGCCGGGTCGTGTACACCCGGCAGGCGCTGCCCGCGGTCCTCCCGGTCAACTTCTTCCTGGACGAGGACGACTCCGTTCTGCTGTACACCTCGGCGGTCTCCGACCTCGTGCAGGCCATTGATGGTGCCGTGGTCGCTTTCGAGGCGGACGAGTTCAGCGCGGCGACCCGGTCGGGCTGGAGCGTGGTCGTCACCGGTCGGGCCGGCGTGGTGGCCGAGCCCGCCGAGCACGAACGGCTCTCGCAGTCCGGCCCGCATTCCTGGATGCCCGTACGCGACGGTGTCTTCGTGCGCATCGACTCCGAGTTGGTCACGGGACGCGAGATCGCAGATACGCGCACCGCCGGCTGA
- a CDS encoding CBS domain-containing protein: MAPRTVGEVMTRDVVQVGPTTPFKEVVRLLDHHRISGLPVVDTDDKVLGVLSGSDLVRAQAYREGSAPPLAVNAQDMMSSPAITVHPEQSVPDAARLMERRGVQRLPVVDEADRLIGIATRRDLLRVFLRADEDIRREVAEEIIGATEALPSDAVLVSVSDGVITLEGRVELRSRVPEIVYAAWRLEGVVGVVNGLGFRVDDCAEPAGPARVGSG, from the coding sequence GTGGCCCCTCGCACTGTCGGTGAGGTCATGACACGGGACGTCGTGCAGGTCGGCCCGACGACACCGTTCAAGGAGGTCGTGCGACTGCTCGACCACCACCGGATCAGCGGACTGCCGGTGGTCGACACCGACGACAAGGTCCTCGGTGTCCTCTCCGGAAGCGACCTGGTACGCGCCCAGGCGTACCGGGAAGGCTCCGCCCCGCCCCTGGCCGTGAACGCACAGGACATGATGTCCAGCCCGGCCATCACCGTGCACCCGGAGCAGTCCGTACCTGACGCCGCCCGGCTCATGGAGCGCCGCGGTGTCCAGCGGCTGCCCGTGGTGGACGAGGCCGACCGCCTGATCGGCATCGCCACCCGCCGCGACCTTCTCCGGGTCTTCCTGCGTGCGGACGAGGACATCCGCCGAGAGGTGGCCGAGGAGATCATCGGAGCCACAGAGGCGCTGCCGTCCGACGCGGTCCTCGTCTCTGTTAGCGACGGTGTCATCACTCTCGAGGGCCGGGTGGAACTGCGTTCCCGGGTACCGGAGATCGTTTACGCCGCCTGGCGCCTCGAAGGTGTGGTCGGCGTGGTGAACGGTCTGGGCTTCCGCGTCGACGACTGTGCGGAACCGGCCGGCCCCGCTCGCGTCGGGAGCGGATGA